The following are from one region of the Hydrogenimonas sp. SS33 genome:
- a CDS encoding class I SAM-dependent methyltransferase codes for MPKTEPFEKLTDHYDAWFEEHSGVYAEELEAIRRIMPPFKKGVEIGVGTGRFAAPLGIGLGLEPSKKMAQKAKERGIGIVEGCAEAVPLPDGCCDLALFVTTICFVDDVEKALGEIYRILQPGGHIVVGFVDRETPLGRKYQEHKEQSRFYKAARFFSAAEVLELLKKSGFTECVAVQTLFGPDLEHMKGGIKEGFGEGAFVAMRCKKPDA; via the coding sequence ATGCCCAAAACGGAACCTTTCGAAAAGCTGACCGACCACTACGACGCCTGGTTCGAAGAGCACAGCGGGGTCTATGCCGAGGAGTTGGAAGCGATCCGGCGGATCATGCCGCCTTTCAAAAAGGGGGTGGAGATCGGTGTGGGGACGGGCCGTTTCGCCGCTCCACTGGGCATCGGGCTGGGGCTCGAACCCTCCAAAAAGATGGCCCAGAAAGCCAAAGAGAGGGGTATCGGGATTGTCGAAGGGTGCGCCGAGGCGGTTCCCCTGCCTGACGGCTGCTGCGACCTGGCCCTTTTTGTCACGACCATCTGTTTCGTCGACGATGTCGAGAAGGCCCTTGGCGAAATCTACCGCATATTGCAGCCGGGCGGCCACATCGTGGTTGGGTTTGTGGACCGGGAGACCCCCCTTGGCCGGAAGTACCAAGAGCACAAAGAGCAGAGCCGCTTTTACAAAGCGGCCCGCTTCTTCAGCGCCGCCGAAGTCTTGGAACTTCTCAAAAAGAGCGGGTTTACGGAGTGCGTGGCGGTGCAGACCCTCTTCGGGCCCGACCTGGAGCATATGAAAGGCGGTATCAAAGAGGGCTTCGGCGAAGGCGCCTTCGTGGCGATGCGGTGCAAAAAACCGGATGCGTAA